In the Oceanispirochaeta sp. M1 genome, GACAGTACCCGGCAGGCCAGGGAGCAGGCTGAGCAGAACAGCCAGACCCGTGAAGCCCTGGATAAGGCTCTTGAAAAACAGAAGGAAGCTATGGATCAGATGAGCCGTGGTAATGAAGAGGAGTCAAAGCAGGCACAGCAGGAAGCCGCTTCTCTACTGAAACAGGCCGCACAGAGTGCCGCAGAGTCGGAAGAGTCGGAAGATGATTCTCTCCCTCAGGATATTCAATCCATACTGAATCAGGAACAGTCTAGAAATCAGGATAAGCAGGATGCAGAAGAAATGATAAGAGTGGAGAAAAACTGGTGATGCGTAAAATACTGATACCCCTGGCTTTCCTTTTTACACTGCAGGGATTGTATGCAGCTGATCTTCAAGTCTATGTAGACAGCAGTGAAACCTATATAGGTCAGCCTCTGCAGCTGACAATGCAGATCAGCAGTAATAAAGCACTGAAGAGACCCGCTCTGGGAGATATAAACGGATTTCAGATTACTCCCGCTGGTGAATCCCGCTATGAGCAGAGAACTCTTGGGGGCGGTGGAAACAGCAGAACAGTCACAATGGAATACAGCTGGCGGCTGATGCCCCTTAATACGGGAATCTTAAGAATTCCCGCATTTGAACTTGACCTTGAAGACGGAATAGTAAAATCATCAGAAATTGAAATACTGGTGAGAGAGCCCGGCCCCCTGGAGGGTTATCATCTATTTCTTACAGTTCAGGGAGACACAGTTTTTCCGGGTATACCTGTACGCTTAAGTCTTAAATGGCTGTTCTCTTCTGAGGTCAGCCGTCCGGAATTTTCTCTTCCCTTTCTGAGCCGGGATGATCTTAAGGTGGAGGATCTGTCTCCTCCCTCATCACAGTCTTCCGATATATACCAGTTTTCTGTAGAAGGGAGGACTATGTATGCCGAACAGTCTGCCGAAATCTTTGAGGGTGAACAGTATGCATCTCTTACTATGAACTGGAATATTTATCCCGAAGAGGAGGGTTTCCTGAATCTGGAGCCCGTCTTTATTTCATTTCAGAGGACAATTCTTAACAGACAGGGGCGAAAGAGCTATGCTCCCGCCGTTATTCCTTCTAATGATATCAGTCTGGAAGTAAAAGAACTGCCTGGAGAGATGAAAAACTTCCCGGGAGGAATCCTTGTTGCAGATGATCGTCTTGAACTTGAAATCACTCTTGATCAAACCAGAATCTATCCGGGAGATCCTCTCGAACTTACGCTGATTATGGATGGATTAAGCAGTCCCGAACTCACTGATTTCAAGGGTCTCTCTTTCAGTCCTGAACTTAAGGGCATTGTCAGAGTAGACAGAGGAAGTCTGGTTTCAGAACTGGAGGGAAGAAAAAAAACCTATACTCAGAAAATCAGGATTGAGAGTGACAAGCTGAATGCTTTCCCATCTATTACTGTGCCCTATTATAATCTTAAAAAAGGCAGTGTTGAGACAGCCATGAGTGATGAGATTCCTCTTACCATGCTGAGTCTGGAAGATTCCTATACAGGGTCAGATCAGGGAAGCAGCGGTTTTTTAAACTGGAACAGTAATGATCTGCCTGGGGATGAAGAGAGCATAGCTCTAAAAGCCAATCACAGAATCCGAATCTCAGTTTTCTACTCTGCTGTTCGCGGCTTCAGTCCCTTGATAGTACTTCTCCTGTTCTTTTTTACTATCCTTCTTCTGGTACTCCCTTCATTGTTAAAGGGAGTATCCTCAATACGATTCGGTAGAAAGGAAGCGGATATACGGGTTCTTCTTAGAAAGGCAGCCAGGGAATATGAGCTTCACCCAGATGCGGTACATGGACAGACATTGCATGATTTACTCCTGAGATGGGGTGAAGTCAGGGAAATATCTGCGGATGATAAACTTTGGTTTCAGGATCTGACCCTCTCTCTGGAACAGTTCTTGTGGGATGGGGATCAGAAATCTGAGAAATCCTGTTTAATCTCTGATAGAGTTTTAAAGAGTGTAAAAGATGATTTGATTAAGCATCTTAATAAAGGGAGGGCTTAAGCTTGAAAAATATTCTTAAGCTGATTTTATTTACAATACTGATTTTCCCACTCCCTGCCGCAGAGCTCAGTACAGGAGAGGCGCTGTTCAGAAAAGCTCTGGCCGGGGAAGCAGACTACAGCGCTGCGGCCTCGGAATTTACCCATATGATTGATCAGAAGACGGCTGATTCCGGCGCACTCTACTACAACCTTGGTAATGCATTGTACCTTGATGGAGACCATATTGCCGCCCTTACAGCCTATTCAGCTGCCTTGAACTACAGGCCGGGTAACTCTGACTATATTGCCAACAGAGATCTTTTACTCACGGAAATGGAGCTTCCTTTACCTGTCCCTTCGGGAACAGAGTATATCTTTCATGCTCCTGTGATGCTCCTTGGATCCCCAGGCAGCCTTCTTCTCCTTACCATAATGCTGATGACTGCCTTATTTTCAGCAGCCCTTTATCTTGGTACCCGTTCTGAAATATACAGAACAGGAAGTTTCATTATTCTGTTTCTGGCTTTTACTCTATCCATTTCTATTTTCAGCTGGCAATATGGAAGAGCTGATCCGGCAGTTGTAAAAAATGAAAATACTGTTCTCCGTCAGGGAGACAGTCCTCTATACGCCGGTGTTTCCGACCTGCCCCCTGGAACAGAAGTCAGGATAATAGAAGAGCGGGAAGGCTGGTACCGCATAAAGACCATGAGAACTCAGAATACTCAAAGTACCGAGGGTTGGCTCAGATCCAGGGATTTAATGAAAATATCCGAACTTCTTGAAACTCTGAAGTAGATTCAGTATTTTTAATATAGTAATTTTAATTTTGGAATTTTACTTTCATTATTAAAGAAGCTAATATATAGATAAAAGAAGCAGGAAAAATTATGAAACAGAATGTTGCAATATTAGGTGCCAGCCAGAAGACTGAACGATACTCCTATAAAGCCCTGCAGATGCTGCTGGAGAATGGGCACAATGTATTTCCAGTACATCCGGTTTTGAAAGAGATTGAAGGTCATAAGGTTTATGCCAAACTCGAAACTATTGAAACGCCTATTGATACACTGACGGTTTATGTCGGTCCCAAGTGGATTGAAGGGATGATAGAAGAGATTGTCGCCCTTAAACCAGGACGGGTAATTCTAAATCCGGGTA is a window encoding:
- a CDS encoding BatD family protein, whose protein sequence is MRKILIPLAFLFTLQGLYAADLQVYVDSSETYIGQPLQLTMQISSNKALKRPALGDINGFQITPAGESRYEQRTLGGGGNSRTVTMEYSWRLMPLNTGILRIPAFELDLEDGIVKSSEIEILVREPGPLEGYHLFLTVQGDTVFPGIPVRLSLKWLFSSEVSRPEFSLPFLSRDDLKVEDLSPPSSQSSDIYQFSVEGRTMYAEQSAEIFEGEQYASLTMNWNIYPEEEGFLNLEPVFISFQRTILNRQGRKSYAPAVIPSNDISLEVKELPGEMKNFPGGILVADDRLELEITLDQTRIYPGDPLELTLIMDGLSSPELTDFKGLSFSPELKGIVRVDRGSLVSELEGRKKTYTQKIRIESDKLNAFPSITVPYYNLKKGSVETAMSDEIPLTMLSLEDSYTGSDQGSSGFLNWNSNDLPGDEESIALKANHRIRISVFYSAVRGFSPLIVLLLFFFTILLLVLPSLLKGVSSIRFGRKEADIRVLLRKAAREYELHPDAVHGQTLHDLLLRWGEVREISADDKLWFQDLTLSLEQFLWDGDQKSEKSCLISDRVLKSVKDDLIKHLNKGRA
- a CDS encoding SH3 domain-containing protein, giving the protein MKNILKLILFTILIFPLPAAELSTGEALFRKALAGEADYSAAASEFTHMIDQKTADSGALYYNLGNALYLDGDHIAALTAYSAALNYRPGNSDYIANRDLLLTEMELPLPVPSGTEYIFHAPVMLLGSPGSLLLLTIMLMTALFSAALYLGTRSEIYRTGSFIILFLAFTLSISIFSWQYGRADPAVVKNENTVLRQGDSPLYAGVSDLPPGTEVRIIEEREGWYRIKTMRTQNTQSTEGWLRSRDLMKISELLETLK
- a CDS encoding CoA-binding protein — protein: MKQNVAILGASQKTERYSYKALQMLLENGHNVFPVHPVLKEIEGHKVYAKLETIETPIDTLTVYVGPKWIEGMIEEIVALKPGRVILNPGTESEPLKSALDKADIPWIEACTLVLLRTGQFS